One window of the Streptomyces sp. NBC_00259 genome contains the following:
- a CDS encoding DUF427 domain-containing protein — translation MTTPGETPETVPVVRRGPDPADSVVWEPSDRWVRGTKGDVTVVDSHRAVLLWEPGRPVPLYAFPVEDVRMDLLRRFERPASRRHGGATVYYDLVIGDEIVRTAAWECPGEELAGYVCFAWFGHEVLDHWYEEDEEVFVHPRDPHKRVDALPSSRHVQVEIEGTVVADTRTPVLLFETGLPVRYYFPREDVRLELFTPTDTRTRCPYKGVATEYWSWAGGGDVRPGIAWSYPDPLPAVGVIKDLVAFYDEFVDVIVDGERQTRPDTVFGHQ, via the coding sequence ATGACCACACCAGGTGAAACCCCGGAAACGGTGCCGGTGGTCCGGCGCGGACCGGATCCGGCCGACAGCGTCGTCTGGGAGCCCAGTGACCGCTGGGTGCGAGGGACGAAGGGCGACGTCACCGTCGTCGACAGCCACCGTGCCGTTCTGCTGTGGGAACCGGGACGTCCCGTGCCGCTGTACGCCTTTCCCGTCGAGGACGTACGGATGGACCTGCTGCGGAGGTTCGAACGCCCCGCCTCGCGGCGTCACGGAGGAGCGACGGTCTACTACGACCTCGTGATCGGCGACGAGATCGTCCGGACGGCCGCCTGGGAATGTCCCGGCGAGGAGCTGGCCGGATACGTGTGCTTCGCCTGGTTCGGACACGAGGTGCTCGACCACTGGTACGAGGAGGACGAGGAGGTCTTCGTGCATCCTCGTGATCCCCACAAGCGCGTGGACGCGCTGCCCAGCTCCCGCCACGTCCAGGTCGAGATCGAGGGCACGGTCGTCGCGGACACGCGGACGCCGGTGCTGCTGTTCGAGACGGGCCTTCCGGTCCGCTACTACTTTCCGCGCGAGGACGTACGCCTCGAACTCTTCACCCCGACCGACACGCGCACCCGCTGCCCGTACAAGGGTGTGGCCACCGAGTACTGGTCATGGGCGGGCGGCGGCGATGTGCGGCCCGGCATCGCCTGGAGCTACCCGGATCCGCTGCCGGCCGTCGGTGTCATCAAGGACCTGGTGGCGTTCTACGACGAGTTCGTCGACGTCATCGTCGACGGGGAACGGCAGACGCGGCCCGACACCGTCTTCGGCCACCAGTAG